Proteins encoded within one genomic window of Legionella sp. PC997:
- a CDS encoding APC family permease codes for MNKKLTIFSLTLMTVGSVDSIRNLPAAALVGTDIFWYFGLALFFFLLPSAIIAGWFSTKFDEGIYGWVKNSLGKKAGFLAIWFQWMQNILIYPTFFSFIAGAFLYCINPDLVENKMLLFIIINLLIWGLTWINIKGLNFSNRLTIVCSIMGLLIPFILILAIGFIGMIIYPQSLNLITPSHQDSWGSLTAIILSFCGIEIAGVHAQDCKPGALPKAIALSVIIIFVTMLFGSLTLAMLLSPNQLNFISGIPQLFQVFFTQIQCAKLSLIVNILIVIGCIGCANNWLISPVKGLLFASDELPISKQSSSRLLVMQACGVSFISTLFLLLPSVNASYWFMITLATQMYLLMYGFMFAGAIHLSWQEKDQYYLCIVLSSILGFIGIIISIAVSFTPPSSLKYDSLLHYDLFILICLFLIASSAYFGKRILYYRVPKEVLKN; via the coding sequence ATGAATAAAAAGCTTACTATTTTTAGTTTGACTTTAATGACCGTGGGTTCAGTAGACAGCATTCGTAACCTGCCTGCTGCTGCATTGGTTGGCACAGATATTTTTTGGTATTTCGGCCTGGCATTATTTTTCTTTTTATTACCCAGCGCCATCATTGCAGGCTGGTTTTCCACTAAATTTGACGAAGGGATCTATGGCTGGGTAAAAAATAGTCTGGGAAAAAAAGCTGGGTTTCTCGCTATTTGGTTCCAATGGATGCAAAACATCCTTATTTATCCCACCTTTTTCAGTTTTATAGCGGGTGCGTTTTTGTACTGCATCAATCCGGATCTTGTTGAAAATAAAATGCTTCTTTTTATTATAATTAATCTTCTCATCTGGGGTTTGACTTGGATTAATATAAAAGGACTCAACTTTTCCAATCGCCTGACTATTGTTTGCTCTATAATGGGACTTTTAATCCCCTTTATTTTAATCCTAGCTATAGGATTTATAGGGATGATTATTTATCCCCAATCGCTTAACCTTATAACACCTTCACATCAAGATTCATGGGGATCCCTAACGGCAATAATACTTTCTTTTTGTGGCATTGAAATTGCTGGGGTTCATGCGCAAGATTGCAAACCAGGCGCATTACCTAAGGCGATTGCTCTTTCAGTGATTATTATTTTTGTTACGATGCTCTTTGGCTCTTTGACTTTAGCTATGCTACTTTCACCGAATCAATTGAATTTTATTAGTGGCATTCCCCAGCTATTTCAAGTTTTCTTCACTCAAATCCAATGTGCGAAATTAAGTTTGATAGTTAATATTTTAATCGTCATTGGTTGTATTGGGTGTGCCAATAATTGGCTTATTTCCCCAGTTAAGGGCCTTCTGTTTGCAAGTGATGAGCTCCCTATTTCGAAACAATCCTCCTCTAGATTACTAGTTATGCAAGCATGTGGTGTCTCATTTATTAGTACACTTTTTTTATTATTACCCAGTGTTAATGCCTCCTATTGGTTTATGATTACTCTGGCTACTCAAATGTACTTATTAATGTATGGGTTTATGTTTGCTGGTGCAATACACTTATCTTGGCAAGAAAAAGATCAATATTATTTGTGCATTGTTTTATCATCCATTCTCGGATTTATTGGCATTATTATTTCAATTGCGGTCAGCTTTACTCCTCCTTCCTCATTAAAATATGATTCATTGTTGCATTACGATTTATTTATCCTTATATGTTTGTTTCTTATCGCTTCATCCGCTTATTTTGGGAAAAGAATTCTTTATTATAGAGTACCTAAAGAAGTACTTAAGAACTAA